In the Topomyia yanbarensis strain Yona2022 chromosome 3, ASM3024719v1, whole genome shotgun sequence genome, one interval contains:
- the LOC131687119 gene encoding LOW QUALITY PROTEIN: keratin-associated protein 10-7-like (The sequence of the model RefSeq protein was modified relative to this genomic sequence to represent the inferred CDS: substituted 1 base at 1 genomic stop codon) — translation MCDPCCSPCDPCYPCYPCTPRSASYLNWWKRPLIVFDSTTTLHHSWNLRRKEPNIPDIRYEEMYCGVQRIYGSCPPPCANGSLCDPCAPKTYAAHDLNCMPQCMSVCPPVQCGPRFITVQQPPRVIAQRKLINCCRTVVDKHVVPRNKTIVEPKIIYQPRTYIEPCIIYRKRVVPDPKILYYKRIVPDPKIVCTPRTITEPKEICTTMVCQPKPQQIQIPPPPAYCCIPTCTGFADSPACSPCDRPAKRCXEAVVGTRRVKVPARACKSRELRGGVLIYTCECLKRNGLQHDCPRSQCMGKPCCLTKPEATCCPSTYARRFRFVTMGNKSNPICPKRCRVSTIGSGCNPCGMDCFSCGPCGPCGPCGPCGPCGPCGPCGPVCDPCCGPVCDPSCPPVCDPCGCVPQGDCGPCGAPTPNCMPCYDPCTPSVPPPCGELCPPYPACGTCC, via the exons ACGCCCCGCTCCGCCTCCTATCTCAACTGGTGGAAACGTCCCTTGATAGTATTCGATAGCACCACTACATTGCACCACAGCTGGAATTTGCGCCGTAAAGAACCGAACATTCCGGATATTCGCTACGAAGAAATGTATTGCGGGGTTCAACGAATCTAC GGTTCCTGTCCACCTCCTTGCGCCAACGGAAGCCTTTGTGATCCATGCGCTCCTAAGACCTATGCGGCACATGACCTAAACTGCATGCCCCAGTGCATGAGCGTCTGTCCCCCCGTGCAATGTGGTCCTCGTTTCATCACCGTCCAGCAGCCTCCACGGGTCATTGCACAGCGAAAACTTATCAACTGTTGCCGCACCGTAGTCGATAAGCACGTGGTTCCCCGCAACAAAACAATCGTTGAGCCTAAAATCATCTATCAGCCACGTACTTACATAGAACCTTGCATTATCTATCGGAAGCGAGTGGTCCCGGATCCCAAAATCCTGTACTATAAACGCATCGTGCCAGATCCGAAAATCGTCTGTACTCCACGCACCATTACTGAACCGAAAGAAATCTGCACAACAATGGTGTGCCAACCGAAACCACAGCAGATCCAGATTCCTCCACCACCGGCTTATTGCTGCATACCAACGTGCACTGGCTTTGCCGATTCGCCTGCATGCTCTCCGTGTGATAGACCGGCCAAGCGATGCTAGGAAGCAGTTGTGGGAACGAGACGAGTTAAG GTACCGGCCAGAGCCTGCAAAAGCCGCGAACTGCGTGGGGGAGTGCTGATATACACCTGCGAGTGCCTGAAACGTAATGGTCTTCAACACGATTGTCCCCGTTCTCAATGCATG GGAAAACCATGCTGTTTAACCAAACCGGAAGCTACATGCTGCCCGTCGACCTATGCCCGGCGCTTCCGCTTTGTCACTATGGGCAACAAGAGCAACCCAATTTGCCCTAAACGATGCCGTGTGAGCACCATTGGAAGCGGCTGCAACCCGTGTGGAATGGATTGTTTCTCATGTGGACCTTGCGGACCATGTGGACCGTGCGGACCATGTGGCCCTTGTGGACCTTGTGGCCCATGTGGACCGGTTTGTGATCCCTGCTGTGGTCCAGTGTGCGATCCAAGCTGTCCTCCAGTGTGCGACCCTTGCGGTTGTGTTCCTCAAGGTGACTGCGGACCGTGTGGAGCTCCAACACCCAATTGTATGCCATGCT ATGATCCTTGCACACCCAGCGTTCCCCCTCCATGTGGAGAGCTGTGCCCGCCCTACCCTGCCTGTGGAACTTGCTGCTAG